The following proteins are co-located in the Ursus arctos isolate Adak ecotype North America unplaced genomic scaffold, UrsArc2.0 scaffold_13, whole genome shotgun sequence genome:
- the RWDD1 gene encoding RWD domain-containing protein 1 isoform X1: MTDYGEEQRNELEALESIYPDSFTVLSENPPSFTITVTSEAGENDETVQTTLKFTYSEKYPDEAPLYEIFSQENLEDNDVSDILKLLALQAEENLGMVMIFTLVTAVQEKLNEIVDQIKTRREEEKKQKEKEAEEAEKQLFHGTPVTIENFLSWKAKFDAELLEIKKKRMKEEEQAGKNKLSGKQLFETDHNLDTSDIQFLEDAGNNVEVDESLFQEMDDLELEDDEDDPDYTPADPESDLTD, from the exons ATGACAGATTACGGCGAGGAGCAGCGCAACGAGCTGGAGGCTCTGGAGTCCATCTACCCCGACTCCTTCACAG TATTATCAGAAAATCCACCCAGTTTCACCATTACTGTGACATCTGAGGCTGGAGAAAATGATGAAA CTGTCCAGACTACCCTCAAGTTTACATACAGTGAAAAATACCCAGATGAAGCCCctctttatgaaatattttcccaGGAAAATCTAGAAGATAATGATGTCTCagacattttaaaactattagcATTACAG GCAGAAGAAAACCTCGGTATGGTGATGATCTTTACTTTAGTGACAGCTGtgcaagaaaaattaaatgaaatagtagatcaaataaaaactagaagagaagaagaaaagaaacaaaaagaaaaagaggcagaagaagcTGAAAAG caaTTATTTCATGGCACTCCTGTTACAATTGAGAATTTCTTAAGTTGGAAGGCCAAGTTTGATGCAGaactcttggaaattaaaaagaaacgaatgaaagaagaagaacaagcaggaaaaaataaattaagtg ggAAACAGCTCTTTGAAACAGATCATAATCTTGACACATCTGATATCCAGTTTTTGGAAGATG CTGGAAACAACGTGGAGGTAGATGAATCTCTGTTCCAGGAAATGGATGACCTGGAGCTAGAGGATGACGAGGATGATCCAGACTATACTCCTGCTGACCCAGAGAGTGATTTGACTGACTAA
- the RWDD1 gene encoding RWD domain-containing protein 1 isoform X2, translating into MVMIFTLVTAVQEKLNEIVDQIKTRREEEKKQKEKEAEEAEKQLFHGTPVTIENFLSWKAKFDAELLEIKKKRMKEEEQAGKNKLSGKQLFETDHNLDTSDIQFLEDAGNNVEVDESLFQEMDDLELEDDEDDPDYTPADPESDLTD; encoded by the exons ATGGTGATGATCTTTACTTTAGTGACAGCTGtgcaagaaaaattaaatgaaatagtagatcaaataaaaactagaagagaagaagaaaagaaacaaaaagaaaaagaggcagaagaagcTGAAAAG caaTTATTTCATGGCACTCCTGTTACAATTGAGAATTTCTTAAGTTGGAAGGCCAAGTTTGATGCAGaactcttggaaattaaaaagaaacgaatgaaagaagaagaacaagcaggaaaaaataaattaagtg ggAAACAGCTCTTTGAAACAGATCATAATCTTGACACATCTGATATCCAGTTTTTGGAAGATG CTGGAAACAACGTGGAGGTAGATGAATCTCTGTTCCAGGAAATGGATGACCTGGAGCTAGAGGATGACGAGGATGATCCAGACTATACTCCTGCTGACCCAGAGAGTGATTTGACTGACTAA
- the CALHM4 gene encoding calcium homeostasis modulator protein 4, producing the protein MIRKGHLCQSFPTMSRTLNNIVSSLQRSGTFINSLIAASTIGGQQLFSSLTFRCPCQVGKNFSYGSAFLVIPAFLLLVAGYALRSQLWTMTSEHCCSCAPPQRRISPLERKLACLRVFSITGRALVAPLTWLAVTLLTGTYYECAASEFASVDHYPVFDNVSASKRKEILAGFPCGRSAPSDMIRVRDEVALLHRYQSQMLGWVLITLATIAALVSRCLARCCSPLTSLQHCYWTSHLHNERELFERAAEQHSRLLVLQRIKKLFGFVPGEEDVRHIRIPSCQDWRDIAAPNLLCMGDDLQGHYSFLRDRVDENEEGKSEGIELKP; encoded by the exons ATGATCAGAAAGGGCCATTTGTGTCAGAGCTTCCCAACCATGAGCCGGACTCTCAACAATATCGTCTCTTCCCTGCAGAGAAGTGGAACATTTATCAATTCTTTAATTGCTGCTTCGACCATTGGTGGGCAAcagcttttctcttctctcacatTCAGATGTCCCTGCCAGGTTGGAAAAAATTTCTCCTACGGTTCTGCTTTTCTAGTCATTCCAGCCTTCCTCCTCCTGGTTGCCGGCTATGCTCTGAGAAGCCAGCTGTGGACCATGACCAGCGAGCACTGCTGCAGCTGCGCCCCTCCGCAGCGGAGAATCAGCCCCCTGGAGCGCAAGCTGGCTTGTCTTCGGGTCTTCAGCATCACCGGGAGGGCGCTCGTTGCCCCCTTGACGTGGCTGGCCGTGACCCTGCTGACAGGCACCTACTATGAATGCGCGGCAAGCGAATTCGCCTCTGTGGACCATTACCCAGTGTTTGACAATGTCAGTGCCAGCAAACGGAAGGAGATCCTCGCTGGGTTTCCATGTGGCCGATCGGCTCCCTCCGACATGATCCGGGTGAGGGATGAAGTAGCTCTTCTGCACAGGTACCAGTCACAA ATGCTGGGCTGGGTTTTGATCACCTTGGCCACCATCGCTGCGCTCGTCTCCCGCTGCCTGGCGAGGTGCTGCTCCCCCCTCACCTCTCTGCAGCACTGCTACTGGACCAGCCACCTCCACAACGAGAGGGAGCTCTTCGAACGCGCTGCGGAGCAGCATTCCCGGCTCCTCGTCTTGCAGCGCATAAAGAAGCTCTTCGGCTTCGTTCCTGGAGAGGAAGATGTCAGACACATCCGTATTCCTTCGTGCCAGGACTGGAGAGATATTGCAGCACCCAACCTTCTCTGCATGGGTGATGACTTGCAAGGTCACTATAGCTTCCTGAGAGACAGGGTGGATGAGAATGAGGAAGGCAAATCCGAAGGTATTGAATTAAAACCTTGA